From Coriobacteriia bacterium, the proteins below share one genomic window:
- a CDS encoding Rrf2 family transcriptional regulator has translation MEITRRTDYAIRILMELARSGGGPVSVRVLATSQDVPYAFARGIQRELAAAGLVESRRGATGGAVLARSPEEITLLDVVHATQTNSSCSVCTNDPTWCNRMGGCSVHQVWREADEMMTGYLGTKSLAGLIGQERGR, from the coding sequence ATGGAGATCACACGTCGCACCGACTACGCCATTCGCATCCTGATGGAGCTTGCTCGGTCAGGCGGCGGTCCGGTGTCGGTACGCGTCCTCGCCACCAGTCAGGACGTCCCGTACGCGTTTGCGCGGGGCATCCAGCGGGAGCTGGCGGCGGCGGGGCTCGTGGAGTCGCGCAGGGGCGCGACCGGGGGAGCGGTGCTCGCACGCTCGCCGGAGGAGATCACGTTGCTCGACGTGGTCCATGCGACGCAGACCAACTCCTCGTGCTCGGTGTGCACGAACGACCCGACGTGGTGCAACCGAATGGGCGGGTGCAGCGTCCATCAGGTGTGGCGCGAGGCCGACGAGATGATGACAGGTTACTTGGGCACGAAGTCCCTGGCGGGACTCATCGGACAAGAGAGGGGAAGGTGA
- the aguA gene encoding agmatine deiminase, which produces MTTIDSTPRADGYRMPAEWEPHAGTWMLWPQRPDNWRDGAKPAQRAWVDVASAIARFEPVTVGVNPDQFENARAMLPEKVRVVEMSNNDSWMRDIGPTFVVNDHGNVRLVHWHFNAWGGLVDGLYFPWDKDELVPRKIAEIEGVDRYRAPLVLEGGSFHTDGEGTLITTEECLLSEGRNPELSREQIEEYLREYLGVEKIIWLKRGIDPDETNGHVDDVACFVRPGVVLAGWTDDESDWRHEILAENLETLRDTTDAKGRKLEVHTMPMPEPMPYSAEEVAGVDVVEGTIPREAGDEAPASYVNFYLCNGGLVLPVFGDPHDAEAIATLKALFPDREVVPFPGREIVLGGGNVHCITQQQPAG; this is translated from the coding sequence ATGACAACCATCGATAGCACGCCGCGCGCCGACGGCTACCGCATGCCTGCCGAGTGGGAACCGCACGCGGGCACGTGGATGCTGTGGCCGCAGCGGCCTGACAACTGGCGCGACGGCGCTAAGCCGGCGCAGCGCGCCTGGGTCGACGTTGCGTCGGCGATCGCTCGGTTCGAGCCAGTAACGGTCGGCGTCAACCCCGACCAGTTCGAGAACGCTCGAGCGATGCTGCCCGAGAAGGTTCGCGTCGTGGAGATGTCCAACAACGACTCGTGGATGCGCGACATTGGCCCCACGTTCGTAGTCAACGACCACGGTAACGTGCGCCTCGTGCACTGGCACTTCAACGCGTGGGGCGGGCTGGTCGACGGCCTGTACTTCCCGTGGGACAAAGACGAGCTCGTGCCGCGCAAGATCGCCGAGATCGAGGGCGTCGACCGCTACCGCGCTCCGCTGGTTCTCGAAGGTGGGTCGTTCCACACCGATGGCGAAGGTACGCTCATCACCACCGAGGAGTGCCTCCTGTCGGAGGGCCGCAACCCGGAGCTGAGCCGAGAGCAGATCGAGGAGTACCTCCGAGAGTATCTCGGCGTCGAGAAGATCATCTGGCTCAAGCGTGGCATCGATCCGGACGAGACCAACGGTCACGTCGACGATGTCGCCTGCTTCGTTCGGCCCGGGGTCGTGCTCGCTGGTTGGACTGACGACGAGAGCGACTGGCGTCACGAGATACTCGCCGAGAACCTCGAGACTCTGCGCGACACCACCGACGCCAAGGGCCGCAAGCTCGAGGTGCACACGATGCCGATGCCCGAGCCGATGCCGTACTCGGCCGAGGAGGTCGCTGGCGTCGACGTCGTCGAGGGCACCATCCCGCGAGAAGCGGGTGACGAGGCCCCGGCTTCCTACGTCAACTTCTACCTCTGCAACGGCGGGCTTGTGCTGCCCGTGTTCGGCGATCCACACGATGCCGAGGCGATTGCGACTCTGAAGGCGCTCTTCCCGGATCGCGAGGTAGTTCCGTTCCCGGGCCGCGAGATCGTTCTCGGCGGGGGCAACGTCCACTGCATCACGCAACAGCAGCCAGCGGGGTAG
- a CDS encoding amino acid permease, with protein sequence MADMTTAAPAELGGKSKKAFGLLSMVLFSVSAILVADTVGASAAIGVQGLSLWVILAIAFFIPYGFVTAELGAAWPDEGGIYVWVKEAFGPMWGTVTAWLYWVNVALWAPSVFVLFTGTLKSVFFPSLSSTGEMWIVLVMIWVMVGIGVLPMWLSKWVPNLSAALKVIVLLLLGCVGVAFLMKNGAANSFAPKDFMPSWDLGTLAFMPVIIYSFMGFELMSSAGDAIHDPKRDVPKMILFAGGAILFIYMFSTFGILAAIPLKDVSIVTGIADALKLAFDSLMPGWGWLYQVVIVGLLFTFLGNMVTWSIGSNHSIAATGMDKTAPGVFGHESKTFGTPDYAFYLMGLIASVVTVINFTLFANNDSIFWTIFALSSVVFLLPYVLMFPALIMLRKKFPDQPRPYRVPLGEFGAWLWTILCEAGIVLTLFLFFYAVPEGTPKTLYWSVTGIGTALSIAVGFWLYFQAKNKAARVKA encoded by the coding sequence ATGGCTGACATGACAACTGCGGCGCCAGCCGAGCTAGGAGGAAAGTCCAAGAAGGCGTTCGGGCTGCTGTCGATGGTCCTGTTCTCGGTCTCAGCGATTCTGGTCGCCGACACCGTAGGTGCGTCTGCTGCAATCGGCGTGCAGGGCCTGAGCCTGTGGGTCATCCTCGCCATCGCCTTCTTCATCCCGTACGGTTTCGTGACCGCCGAGTTGGGCGCCGCGTGGCCGGATGAGGGCGGCATCTACGTATGGGTCAAAGAGGCGTTCGGCCCGATGTGGGGCACGGTCACGGCTTGGCTGTACTGGGTCAACGTGGCGCTATGGGCACCGAGCGTGTTTGTGCTGTTCACCGGTACCCTCAAGAGCGTCTTCTTCCCCAGCCTGAGCTCTACTGGGGAGATGTGGATCGTCCTCGTGATGATCTGGGTGATGGTCGGTATCGGCGTCCTGCCGATGTGGCTTTCGAAGTGGGTGCCCAACCTAAGCGCGGCACTCAAGGTCATCGTGCTGCTGCTGCTCGGCTGCGTGGGCGTGGCCTTCCTGATGAAGAACGGCGCGGCCAACTCGTTCGCACCCAAGGACTTCATGCCGAGCTGGGATCTGGGCACGCTCGCGTTCATGCCGGTCATCATCTACAGCTTCATGGGCTTCGAGCTCATGAGCTCGGCCGGAGACGCGATTCACGACCCCAAGCGCGACGTGCCGAAGATGATCCTGTTTGCCGGCGGCGCGATCCTGTTCATCTACATGTTCTCGACGTTCGGCATCTTGGCTGCGATTCCGCTCAAGGACGTCAGCATCGTCACCGGTATCGCCGATGCGCTCAAGCTGGCGTTCGACAGTCTGATGCCGGGCTGGGGATGGCTGTACCAAGTTGTGATCGTGGGACTGCTCTTCACGTTCCTCGGCAACATGGTGACGTGGTCTATCGGCTCGAACCACAGCATCGCTGCAACGGGCATGGACAAGACCGCTCCCGGTGTCTTCGGGCACGAGAGCAAGACGTTTGGCACGCCGGACTACGCGTTTTACCTGATGGGTCTCATCGCCAGCGTCGTGACGGTCATCAACTTCACGCTGTTTGCGAACAACGACTCGATCTTCTGGACGATCTTCGCGCTGTCCTCCGTCGTGTTCCTGCTGCCGTACGTGCTGATGTTCCCGGCGCTGATCATGCTGCGCAAGAAGTTTCCCGACCAGCCTCGCCCGTACAGGGTGCCGCTGGGCGAGTTCGGCGCATGGTTGTGGACCATCCTGTGCGAAGCCGGCATCGTGCTGACGCTGTTCCTCTTCTTCTACGCAGTCCCAGAGGGCACGCCCAAGACGCTGTATTGGAGCGTGACGGGCATCGGCACGGCGTTGTCGATCGCGGTCGGCTTCTGGCTCTACTTCCAAGCGAAGAACAAGGCCGCCCGGGTCAAGGCCTAA
- the argF gene encoding ornithine carbamoyltransferase, whose translation MDIGTLPGLKYLRGRNFLTDLDFTRKELEDLLVLAVHLKKLRGEMRLTPFLPGRHLAMIFEASSTRTRVSFENGFAELGGNALYLRPGEIHLPGRESVGDTAAVLSRMNDAIEIRSKKNETIEELARHATVPVFNGMDSNRHPAQSMSDALTILEHAGKLQGVTFAYLGDAAHPCNSLSTTLTKLGLNVRIGNAVGYEMAPELQADAKKFAAESGGSFLLTHDPLEAIEGADFIYTDCWWWTGQEAEYEARVKAFTPFQVNAELMRKAKPGAKFMHCLPATRGEEVTDEVADSAASIIFPQAENRMHFQKALMLALIGIDELPSDPRMQPIGKALVS comes from the coding sequence ATGGATATCGGAACTCTGCCTGGACTGAAGTACCTGAGGGGTCGCAACTTCCTCACGGATCTCGACTTCACTCGCAAGGAGCTCGAGGATCTGCTCGTGCTTGCTGTGCATCTCAAGAAGCTCCGTGGCGAGATGCGCCTGACGCCGTTCTTGCCGGGCCGCCACCTCGCGATGATCTTCGAGGCGTCGTCCACGCGTACGCGCGTCAGCTTCGAGAACGGATTCGCCGAGCTGGGCGGCAACGCGCTGTACCTGCGCCCGGGTGAGATCCACCTGCCGGGTCGCGAGAGTGTTGGCGACACGGCCGCGGTGCTCTCGCGCATGAACGACGCGATAGAGATCCGCTCGAAGAAGAACGAGACGATCGAGGAGCTTGCCCGCCACGCAACCGTGCCGGTCTTCAACGGAATGGACAGCAACCGTCACCCCGCTCAGTCCATGAGCGACGCGCTGACCATCCTCGAGCACGCAGGCAAGCTGCAAGGCGTCACCTTCGCCTATCTCGGCGACGCTGCGCACCCGTGCAACTCGCTCTCGACCACGCTCACCAAGCTCGGCCTGAACGTGCGAATCGGCAACGCGGTGGGCTACGAGATGGCACCGGAGCTCCAGGCGGACGCGAAGAAGTTCGCTGCCGAGAGCGGCGGCTCGTTCCTGCTGACCCACGATCCGCTCGAGGCCATCGAGGGCGCCGACTTCATCTACACCGACTGCTGGTGGTGGACCGGCCAGGAGGCCGAGTACGAGGCGCGCGTCAAGGCGTTCACGCCGTTCCAGGTCAACGCCGAGCTGATGCGCAAGGCCAAGCCGGGCGCCAAGTTCATGCACTGCCTGCCCGCAACGCGTGGCGAAGAGGTCACCGATGAGGTTGCCGATTCGGCCGCTTCGATCATCTTCCCGCAGGCCGAGAACCGCATGCACTTCCAAAAGGCGCTCATGCTCGCGCTCATCGGCATCGACGAGTTGCCGAGCGATCCGCGCATGCAGCCCATCGGCAAGGCGCTTGTCTCCTAG
- the arcC gene encoding carbamate kinase produces MTVVVALGGNALLKRSEPMTAEMQRKNVRVAAKALAPLVEHHNLVLAHGNGPQVGLLALQAAAYKDVEAYPLDVLGAQTEGMIGYMIEQELGNLLPFEKPLATILTMVEVDPNDPAFENPTKFVGPQYSREEADRLAAEKGWTFKMDGDKPRRVVASPQPKQIFELDPIKWLIERGTVVICAGGGGIPTAYLPDGTRTLVGSEAVIDKDLASELLAQELGADLFVMATDAPGVYAEWGSPSQHLLAEVTPDQIEAFEFAEGSMGPKVQAAARFARKTGKRAAIGSLEDIEAIVAGTAGTSVFLGAGESAE; encoded by the coding sequence ATGACGGTCGTGGTGGCCCTTGGGGGGAATGCGCTGCTGAAGCGTTCCGAGCCCATGACAGCCGAGATGCAGCGCAAGAACGTGCGCGTCGCGGCCAAGGCGCTGGCGCCATTGGTCGAGCATCACAATCTCGTACTCGCACACGGCAACGGGCCTCAGGTCGGCCTTCTTGCGCTCCAAGCGGCCGCGTACAAGGACGTCGAGGCATATCCGCTCGACGTGCTCGGCGCTCAGACCGAGGGCATGATCGGCTACATGATCGAGCAAGAGCTCGGCAACCTGCTGCCGTTCGAGAAGCCGCTGGCGACCATTCTTACGATGGTCGAGGTCGACCCGAACGATCCGGCCTTCGAGAATCCCACCAAGTTCGTTGGCCCTCAGTACAGTCGCGAGGAGGCAGACCGCCTCGCAGCCGAGAAGGGCTGGACGTTCAAGATGGATGGCGACAAGCCCCGCCGCGTCGTCGCGTCCCCGCAGCCCAAGCAGATCTTCGAGCTGGATCCCATCAAGTGGCTCATCGAGAGGGGGACCGTGGTCATCTGCGCGGGCGGGGGCGGCATCCCCACGGCGTATCTGCCTGACGGGACTCGGACCCTCGTGGGCTCCGAGGCCGTTATCGACAAGGATCTCGCCTCCGAGTTGCTCGCGCAGGAGTTGGGCGCGGACCTCTTCGTGATGGCCACCGACGCCCCGGGCGTGTACGCCGAGTGGGGATCGCCGAGCCAACACCTGCTGGCGGAAGTGACCCCCGACCAGATCGAAGCCTTCGAGTTCGCCGAGGGTTCGATGGGGCCGAAGGTACAAGCAGCCGCGCGCTTCGCCAGGAAGACGGGCAAGCGAGCGGCCATCGGCAGCCTCGAGGATATCGAAGCGATCGTCGCCGGTACTGCCGGGACGAGCGTGTTTCTCGGCGCGGGCGAGTCGGCGGAGTAG